In 'Nostoc azollae' 0708, the following are encoded in one genomic region:
- a CDS encoding DUF3084 domain-containing protein has product MATGYILIAAILILGGVIATVGDRIGTRVGKARLSLFKLRPKNTAVLVTIFTGGLISASTLAILFAADEGLRKGVFELEDIQKDLRNKREQLKTAETEKSQVEKQLTEARKEQTQAQQDLQNINQSLQAANAKQRITQAQLNRTISQQAKTQAQLQGTQSRLGEVVIQYKQARTELQTLYNQRQALQTAVEELKTERQRLYAEAKKAIDEAKTAIEKRDQELANRQKAIEKRDQKIAKLDQLIQNRNLEIKKREQVIATRESRLKELEQQQDYLEQEVARLEKYYQSYRDLRLGKLALVRGQVLAAGVVQVNQPTAARQVLVQILQEANRNANIELSEPGSNPGNAELLRVTQDRVEQLINQIDDGREYVVRIFSAGNYVRGEKQIEFFADATRNQLVFSTGQILATTAADMKNMTSYQLRQRLDLLISASQFRARNAGIIETVQVEGTFLRFFAQLQQSNQPLEIKAIAAEDTYTAGPLRVKLVAIFNGQVIFST; this is encoded by the coding sequence ATGGCCACCGGGTACATCCTGATAGCAGCTATTTTGATTTTGGGAGGTGTGATTGCTACAGTGGGCGATCGTATCGGCACACGAGTTGGCAAAGCACGCCTCTCACTATTTAAGCTGCGTCCCAAAAATACGGCAGTGCTGGTAACTATTTTTACTGGTGGTCTAATTTCTGCCTCAACCCTAGCAATTTTATTTGCTGCTGATGAAGGATTGCGGAAGGGCGTCTTTGAGTTAGAGGATATTCAAAAAGACCTGAGAAACAAGCGAGAACAACTTAAAACCGCAGAAACGGAAAAAAGCCAAGTAGAAAAACAGCTGACCGAAGCTAGAAAAGAACAAACTCAGGCACAACAAGATTTACAAAACATTAATCAGTCTTTACAAGCTGCCAATGCTAAACAACGCATAACACAAGCTCAACTCAACCGCACCATTAGTCAACAAGCTAAAACCCAAGCTCAACTGCAAGGTACTCAAAGCCGACTTGGTGAAGTAGTGATACAGTATAAACAAGCTAGAACTGAACTACAAACCCTTTATAATCAACGTCAGGCATTGCAAACAGCAGTTGAAGAATTAAAGACAGAACGGCAGCGACTATATGCAGAAGCGAAAAAAGCGATTGACGAAGCAAAAACAGCTATTGAAAAACGCGATCAGGAACTTGCTAATCGCCAAAAAGCTATTGAAAAACGTGATCAGAAAATTGCTAAATTAGATCAACTAATTCAAAATCGTAATCTAGAGATTAAAAAACGGGAGCAAGTAATTGCTACTAGGGAATCTCGTCTCAAAGAATTGGAACAACAGCAAGATTATTTAGAACAAGAAGTAGCAAGGCTGGAAAAATATTACCAGTCATATCGTGACCTGCGTTTAGGTAAATTGGCTTTAGTTCGTGGACAAGTTTTAGCTGCTGGTGTGGTACAAGTTAATCAACCTACTGCGGCTCGTCAGGTACTAGTCCAAATTTTGCAGGAAGCTAACCGCAATGCCAACATTGAATTAAGCGAACCTGGTTCTAATCCTGGGAATGCAGAACTATTGCGTGTTACTCAAGATAGGGTTGAGCAACTAATCAATCAAATCGACGATGGAAGAGAATATGTAGTGCGAATCTTCTCTGCGGGTAATTACGTTAGGGGAGAAAAGCAGATAGAATTTTTTGCTGATGCTACGCGCAATCAATTGGTATTTTCCACAGGTCAAATCCTGGCTACAACTGCGGCTGATATGAAAAACATGACATCATATCAATTAAGGCAACGGCTGGACTTGCTGATTTCTGCTTCCCAATTTCGCGCTCGCAATGCAGGAATTATCGAAACTGTACAAGTAGAGGGTACTTTTCTGCGCTTTTTCGCCCAATTGCAACAGTCTAATCAACCATTAGAAATTAAAGCTATAGCTGCGGAGGATACCTATACCGCTGGACCTTTAAGAGTGAAATTAGTGGCAATTTTCAATGGTCAGGTTATTTTCAGCACTTAA
- a CDS encoding Holliday junction resolvase RuvX yields MTNTQPAILGFDPGRDKCGVAVMGVDRQLYDHQVVAGNDAIAHIEILRRKFPIFLIVMGDQTTAKKWKQQLNQELTDMLNIILIDERYTTLEARERYWQMFPPTGLTKLLPKGMRQPPRPIDDIVAILLIERYLNRLTSKSLTDN; encoded by the coding sequence ATGACTAATACACAACCAGCAATTTTAGGGTTTGATCCCGGTCGAGATAAATGTGGTGTAGCTGTGATGGGGGTAGATCGGCAACTGTATGATCATCAAGTAGTCGCTGGGAATGATGCGATCGCTCACATTGAGATACTACGGCGAAAGTTTCCTATTTTCTTAATTGTGATGGGCGACCAAACTACCGCCAAGAAATGGAAACAGCAGCTAAATCAGGAATTAACAGATATGCTAAATATTATTTTAATAGATGAGCGTTATACAACTTTGGAAGCACGCGAGCGGTATTGGCAGATGTTCCCACCAACAGGACTTACTAAACTCTTACCCAAAGGTATGCGACAGCCACCAAGACCGATAGACGATATTGTGGCTATTCTGTTAATTGAACGCTACCTCAACCGCTTAACTTCCAAGAGTCTCACTGACAACTGA
- a CDS encoding DUF3146 family protein yields the protein MSAKRLPETTAHVRITRQSWQHGFLEGDVSAGDFEWHFEWYFRRGELSVKPSQGRALIKEPLGRFLEKQDYQLEPGGDYAFTIRAEL from the coding sequence GTGAGTGCTAAACGTCTACCAGAAACTACCGCCCACGTCAGAATCACCCGCCAATCTTGGCAACATGGCTTTCTTGAAGGTGATGTCAGCGCCGGCGATTTTGAATGGCATTTTGAATGGTATTTTCGGCGGGGAGAGCTTTCTGTCAAGCCTTCCCAGGGTCGGGCTTTAATTAAGGAACCTCTTGGCCGCTTCTTGGAAAAACAAGATTACCAGTTGGAACCAGGGGGAGATTATGCTTTTACAATTCGAGCAGAATTGTAA
- a CDS encoding polyribonucleotide nucleotidyltransferase has translation MAEVDKSISFDGRDIRLKVGLLAPQAGGSVLIESGDTAVLVTATRSQAREGIDFLPLTVDYEERLYAAGRIPGGIMRREGRPPERAILTSRLIDRPLRPLFPSWLRDDLQVIAFTLSMDEQVPPDVLAVTGASIATLIAQIPFNGPMAAVRVGLVGDDFIINPTYAEIDAGDLDLIVAGSPDGVIMVEAGANQLPERDIIEAIDFGYEAVRDLIQAQLDLVEELGLKIVQEAPPGVDQTLENYIHDCASAEIKKILAQFALTKTERDAALDVVKDGIKAEIEALSEEDPIRVAATANSKALGNTFKDITKYLMRRQILEDNVRVDGRKLDQVRPVSCQVNVLPKRVHGSGLFNRGLTQVLSCCTLGTPGDAQNLNDDLQVDQHKRYLHHYNFPPFSVGETKPMRAPGRREIGHGALAERAILPVLPPKEQFPYVIRVVSEVLSSNGSTSMGSVCGSTLALMDAGVPILKPVSGAAMGLIKEGDEVRVLTDIQGIEDFLGDMDFKVAGTDSGITALQMDMKISGLSLEVIAQAVHQAKAARLNILDKMLQTIETPRLETSPFAPRLLTIKIDPDMIGLVIGPGGKTIKGITEETGAKIDIEDDGTVTISAVDEGRAKRARNIVQGMTRKLHEGDVYVGRVTRIIPIGAFVEFLPGKEGMIHISQLADYRVGKVEDEVAVGDEVIVKVREIDNKGRINLTRLGIHPDQAAAAREAAAVNR, from the coding sequence ATGGCAGAAGTTGATAAGTCAATATCCTTTGATGGACGGGATATTCGGCTGAAGGTTGGACTGTTAGCCCCCCAAGCGGGTGGGTCGGTGTTGATAGAATCGGGGGATACTGCTGTTTTGGTGACTGCTACACGCTCGCAAGCCAGAGAAGGCATAGATTTTCTTCCCCTCACTGTAGATTATGAAGAAAGATTGTATGCCGCTGGGAGAATCCCTGGTGGTATCATGCGCCGAGAAGGTCGTCCACCAGAAAGAGCGATTCTCACCAGCCGTCTGATTGACCGTCCCCTACGTCCTCTATTCCCTTCATGGTTGCGGGATGATTTGCAAGTCATTGCTTTCACCCTGTCAATGGATGAGCAAGTACCGCCCGATGTGTTAGCTGTAACAGGTGCTTCTATTGCCACCCTGATTGCCCAAATTCCCTTTAATGGGCCAATGGCAGCAGTTCGGGTAGGCTTAGTGGGTGATGATTTCATTATTAACCCCACCTATGCAGAAATTGACGCGGGAGACTTGGATCTAATTGTCGCCGGTTCACCAGATGGTGTAATCATGGTGGAAGCAGGAGCCAATCAGTTGCCAGAGCGAGATATTATCGAGGCAATTGATTTTGGTTATGAGGCAGTGCGGGATTTAATTCAAGCGCAGCTAGATTTAGTAGAAGAACTGGGTCTAAAAATTGTGCAAGAAGCACCACCAGGAGTAGACCAAACACTAGAAAACTATATTCACGATTGCGCAAGTGCTGAAATTAAAAAAATCTTGGCGCAATTTGCGTTAACCAAAACCGAGCGTGATGCAGCTTTAGATGTTGTCAAAGATGGGATCAAAGCTGAAATAGAAGCTCTATCAGAAGAAGATCCAATTCGAGTAGCTGCTACAGCAAATAGCAAAGCCCTTGGTAATACCTTTAAGGACATTACCAAATATCTTATGCGCCGTCAAATCCTCGAAGATAACGTGCGCGTGGATGGTCGGAAACTAGATCAAGTGCGTCCAGTTTCCTGCCAAGTTAACGTTTTACCCAAGCGGGTGCATGGTAGCGGTTTATTCAACCGGGGTCTAACCCAGGTCTTAAGTTGTTGCACTCTCGGCACACCTGGAGATGCCCAAAATCTTAACGACGATTTACAAGTAGATCAACATAAGCGTTACCTGCATCATTATAACTTCCCCCCATTCTCAGTTGGGGAAACCAAACCGATGCGTGCACCAGGAAGAAGAGAAATCGGACACGGGGCTTTAGCAGAAAGAGCAATTTTACCTGTGCTACCGCCAAAAGAACAATTCCCCTACGTCATCCGCGTAGTTTCGGAAGTGCTTTCTTCCAACGGTTCCACCTCCATGGGTTCAGTCTGCGGTTCTACCCTTGCTCTTATGGATGCGGGTGTACCCATTCTTAAACCTGTTAGCGGTGCAGCAATGGGCTTGATTAAGGAAGGGGACGAAGTGCGAGTCCTTACCGATATTCAAGGTATTGAAGACTTTTTGGGTGATATGGACTTCAAAGTAGCTGGTACTGACAGTGGTATCACCGCTTTACAAATGGATATGAAAATATCTGGTTTGTCCTTAGAAGTTATTGCCCAAGCCGTCCACCAGGCCAAAGCTGCCCGGTTAAACATTCTGGACAAGATGCTCCAGACTATCGAAACCCCACGCCTGGAAACCTCACCTTTTGCCCCACGTCTGTTGACAATCAAGATTGATCCCGACATGATTGGTCTAGTCATCGGACCCGGAGGTAAGACCATCAAGGGAATTACCGAGGAAACTGGTGCAAAAATTGACATTGAAGATGATGGAACAGTCACCATTTCCGCCGTTGATGAAGGCAGGGCAAAAAGGGCTAGAAACATTGTCCAAGGCATGACTCGCAAGCTGCATGAAGGTGATGTTTATGTTGGTCGTGTGACACGGATTATACCTATTGGTGCATTTGTGGAATTTTTGCCCGGAAAAGAAGGCATGATTCACATTTCTCAACTCGCTGACTATCGTGTTGGTAAAGTTGAAGATGAAGTAGCAGTTGGTGATGAAGTGATTGTCAAAGTGCGCGAAATTGACAATAAAGGTAGAATTAACCTGACACGCTTGGGTATACACCCAGATCAAGCAGCTGCGGCGCGGGAAGCTGCGGCAGTGAATCGTTAA